The genomic DNA CCGTTCCGAGCGCGGTGGAAACGAAGATAGAAATAATCGGAGAGATTACCAAGACCGTAATCGCAACCGGAATCCGGACCGCGGGGATGATTACGGAAATCGCAAAGATTTCCAGGATCAGCAACAACAGCAATAAGCTTATCAGGAGAGGACTCGTTCTAGGGTCCTCTCCAAATGAGACAGAATAACGGATTTACCTGAATCTTGAAAGAAATTGGTTCAGGTTCCGAATTGACGCTATCTCGAACCCGAAAATATTTGAAATAGAACAGCAAGGAGCACCAGATGCAGGCCCAGACGCAAGTGAAGGGACTGAAGGAGCTCGGTCTCGAGCCCTCCGAAGTCTTCCATAACCTTTCCTACGACGAAATATTCGAACACGAAAAGAATAACGGCGAAACAGTCATTTCTTCCAACGGTACTATGATGGTAGATACCGGAATATTTACCGGACGTTCTCCCAAAGATAAGTATTTTGTGGATGAACCTTCTTCTAACGGAAACATTTGGTGGTCCCACATCAATTTTAAAGTCTCAGACCAGATTTTCGAAGAATTACATGCAAAATGTATTAATTACCTGAAGGGTAAAAAACTCTATGTATTCGACGGATATGCAGGCGCCAATCCGGAAACTCGCATGGGCCTTCGTGTTGTTTCCGAGAAGGCTTGGCAACATCACTTTTGTACTAATATGTTCCTGCGTCCTACTAAGGAAGAATTAGCCAACCTACTTCCTGAATTCACCATTATCAATGCTTGCGGCGTTAAAAACGAAAAATACAAAGAGCATGGACTCAACTCCGATGTATTCGTAATTTTCCACCTAGGTAAAAAAATCTGCATCATCGGTGGAACTGAATACGGCGGAGAGATGAAGAAAGGGATTTTCTCGGTAATGAATTATAAGTTACCTCTCCAGGGAATCCTTTCTATGCATTGTTCCGCGAATATCGGAAACAAAGACGGAGATACCGCTTTGTTCTTCGGACTTTCCGGAACCGGGAAAACGACTTTATCAACCGATCCTCATCGTAAACTGATCGGTGACGACGAACATGGTTGGGATGATAACGGAATCTTTAATATCGAAGGCGGCTGTTACGCAAAAGTGATTAATCTGGATCCTAAAACGGAACCGGAAATTTACGAAGCGATCCGACGCGATGCACTTTTGGAAAACGTGGTCTACGATGAGAAGACGAAAGTGGTAGACTACACCTCCGCTGCAAAAACCGAAAACACCCGTGTTTCTTATCCGATTTACCACATCAAAAACATTCAGGTCCCGTCTAAAGGCGATCATCCGAAAGTGATTATTTTCCTTACGTATGACGCGTTCGGGGTATTGCCTCCCGTATCAAAACTCTCAATCGAACAGGCGATGTATCATTTCCTTTCCGGATATACCGCTAAGGTTGCCGGAACCGAGCGCGGAATTAAGGAGCCTACTGCGACTTTCTCCGCTTGCTTCGGCGCGGCGTTCATGACTTTGCATCCGACAGTTTATGCGAAACTATTGGGTGAAAAAATGCGTAAACATAAAGTTCGCGCGTATCTTATGAATACGGGATTAGTCGGCGGACCTTACGGAGTGGGTAAAAGGATGAACCTGCCTTCAACTCGTAAGATTATCGACGAGATTATGAATGGAAACATCGACAAGGCTCAGTTTGTAAAGCACCCGATTTTCCAAGTTGAATATCCTAAAACTGTCGAGGGAGTGGATAGCTCCATTCTAGATCCTCGCGAGGCTTGGGCGGATAAATCGGCGTACGATGAAACTTCTAAAAAGTTAGCCGGTATGTTCATCGAGAACTTCAAAAAATACGTAGAAGGATCCAAGGATTACGATTTCACTGCATTCGGTCCGAAACTTTCTTAACGGAAAAATGATTTCAAGGAAAAAGAGCGGAGATATTCTCCGCTCTTTT from Leptospira fainei serovar Hurstbridge str. BUT 6 includes the following:
- the pckA gene encoding phosphoenolpyruvate carboxykinase (ATP) — translated: MQAQTQVKGLKELGLEPSEVFHNLSYDEIFEHEKNNGETVISSNGTMMVDTGIFTGRSPKDKYFVDEPSSNGNIWWSHINFKVSDQIFEELHAKCINYLKGKKLYVFDGYAGANPETRMGLRVVSEKAWQHHFCTNMFLRPTKEELANLLPEFTIINACGVKNEKYKEHGLNSDVFVIFHLGKKICIIGGTEYGGEMKKGIFSVMNYKLPLQGILSMHCSANIGNKDGDTALFFGLSGTGKTTLSTDPHRKLIGDDEHGWDDNGIFNIEGGCYAKVINLDPKTEPEIYEAIRRDALLENVVYDEKTKVVDYTSAAKTENTRVSYPIYHIKNIQVPSKGDHPKVIIFLTYDAFGVLPPVSKLSIEQAMYHFLSGYTAKVAGTERGIKEPTATFSACFGAAFMTLHPTVYAKLLGEKMRKHKVRAYLMNTGLVGGPYGVGKRMNLPSTRKIIDEIMNGNIDKAQFVKHPIFQVEYPKTVEGVDSSILDPREAWADKSAYDETSKKLAGMFIENFKKYVEGSKDYDFTAFGPKLS